The Anopheles maculipalpis chromosome 3RL, idAnoMacuDA_375_x, whole genome shotgun sequence genomic sequence GACCAGGAAGAACAGACCCTCAAGCCCAAACCCACCACAGTTGAACAGCTTCCTCACGTTGGTAGTCGACAAGATGCCTGACTTTCGGATGTGATCGGCCAACATTCCACCGAACGGGACGATGATCGTCATCAGCAGATGGGGAAGTGCTCCCAGCAAACCCGTCTACCCGAAAccaacaaacatacaaacattTAAGCACACCACAACTTCACAGACAAATCGTTGTTACCTCTTCAATCCGGAAGTCGAACGAATGCTTCAGGTATGCGCTCTGGTACAGTACCAGCAGATAGAAGTTCCACGAGCGGCAAAAGTTCGCCACAATGATCGCGTACACAGGCATCGACGTCAGGAAGTGACGCCACGGAGTCGTTGCTATGGTTGGCATCGGTAGCTGTACCGATTCGCCCAGTGACTTTTCGATGTACTTGAGCTCCTTCACGGAGATGGTTGGATGTTGGCGCGGTTTCTCAAACGATAACCACAGCCAAAAGCAGTACCAGATGAGGCCCATCACACCGTAGAAGTAGAACGGAGCGTGCCAGCTAATGGAACCGGTCAGTATGCCGGACATTGGCATGCCTATCACAACGCCCGCGTACGAACCGCTGAACGCCATCGTTGCGAGTCTGGAGCGTTCAAGCGGTGGGGCCCAGAAGCGCCATATACCGTGGCAGGCGGGATACGTTACACCCTGGAACGAACGAAACGGATGGTCGAACCGTTTTATGGCTGCGAATGTCTGGAAAGTTTCGCGAGCACACAACTCACCTCAACTAAACCTTGTAGAACGCGTACGAGAATTACGACAGTCGGATGAAGCATCATGGCGCCCGGGACGAGAAGGTTGAGAAAGGCCGAGATTGCGATGGCCGTACCGAAGATACGGTTGGCCGGGAACATGGAGGCTAGGAAACCGCCTGGCACTTGCGTTACCAGGTAGCCCCAGAAGAAAGACGAATCGACGGCACTCTCCATCGCGACGGTCCAGTTGTATTTTACCGACTGAAAGAGTTATAAGGAGGTAGATATGAAGAGAGGAATATATATAAAGAAGTTTATAAGTATTATTACATTAAGGCAGACACCCTATAAGGGAGTAATAGCCTCAtcataagaattttctaagCTTTTCATTCATGGATAaacattttcacttttcccctgtggtcctgcgtgttTTTTGACAGCCAAGTATCCTTCACTCTTTCGTATCTGTCATCTGTCATTTGGTTAGTAGTCTAGGACTTGCTTCGCTACATACACTTAATCGCATAGTAACTATTCAATTCCTCAACGTTCTACCGacatttttccattccaaaacCCATAGTTCTAAAGTAAAAATATGGCCATTTCCCGTTGTTAAATCGAGCCAATGCAACCGGAAGTTGTGCGTACGTACCACTGCTCCAAACCTTCGCGGCACAATAGTATTCTCCCGAGAACTCGAGCCTTCCATTAAAGCGAAGCAACGACAAACGTCGacgaaaaaaagccaaaatcTTGAAACGACATCCGTTAACGCATCACGATTTGCGACTCCTCACAGCGTGGCGTCGATGAGGTTTTTCCCGGGCGGGGTTTTGTTGTCATTTTCTCGCTCTTTATGCTCGTTTCCGGCTTTTCCGGTCTGGGACTTCTTTATCCGTGTCAgccttttttcgttgttgcatGAGCTCCCTCGCGATCAGACGCAACGTTGATGGTATCAGTACACGCGGCTCTTTTCGTCCCCTGTTTACGGCAAGGAACCCCCACCCCTTGTGGACCTTTTCTGTTCTTCCGTCCATCTCGTTGTGTATCAAGCCAACGCTACCCTTCCCTTACGCAATgactcatgaataaaaaattatcatcTTTTGTCGTCGCATTTCTAATAAATGCTTCCATTATGTTTGACTCCATAAAATTTCCCATATTTTCCTGATTTACTTCTCGCTTTCATCGCTCCCCTAGCATTCCACCCAGCGAGGTTGGGGGGAGTTTTTGGTCATTCGTCCAGGATGTCGATGAAATGTTGCTGTGTGCGAACTCATCGTTATCTATTGCTTACCGGTTGAATGATCTCCAGCACTGGGGAATGGGGCATTCACCAGGAAGCTCCCTTGCTGCTGGCCTTGACTGTTCATTTTGCCTGTTCATTATCCTTTATATACGTGCATCGTGAAGGTATCGATAGCCGAATTATTTCATTCAAGAGAATAAAAGAACTACCGCCATTTGATTGTAATGCTTTTTGTCCTCACTATGGTTCCGAGAACATAGGCGAGAAAGTCTAATAATTATGTTATGATATTGATGGGTAGATTTTGGGAGCCATCACTAACCTTATGACCTCCAAACAgaactacaacaaaaaaccaccctGTGAGATAGAATACGTGACAAAATGAGTTAAATGAGTCCCGGCAGGGacccaaagaaaaaacacaatttgctCATCATGCAGAGCGTGGCAAAAATTATAATCGAAACATGCCGATCGACAGTACAGATATTACCAATAAAAAGGGACATCGAATGCGACACGTGCCCACACGGCCATACGGGGTTGAATAATTACTTGGACTCGCTCACGTGGAATACTCGCTTAATGGAACACGTGCAAATTGCCGGTGCCGGAAGTGAACATAAAGTGGAAGTAacctctctctcacacacacactcgcacaaaCTTACCCCGTTCTCGAACTGCAGCTTGGCCATGCCCATGTTACAGCGCATGCCAAACGAAATGATAAAACCAAGGCAGGTCATCAGCGAGATCGTGTAGCGGGTCGTCTTGATGCAGGGACACTCCGCCCGGACGTACTTGTCGACGTGGCGTAACGGTGGCCGCTCAATCTCCTCGAACGACATCGGCGAATCGTTGCCGCCGGTGTCGGCTTGGTAGGCGCCACCGACCGCTGCCCCGTCCATCTGGTCGTATCCGTGCTTGGGCATTTCGAACTTTTCGAACCCAACTCTGGaatagaagagaaagagagcgaatgaGTTGGTTTAACTTAAGGGAATCTGGTATAAAATGTTATACAAAGGAAATAATTCTTCTTTAAAGGAATTAAGTTGTCAAACTCATAGCTGAATATCCCAACTCGGAACAGCATATTCCTAAGAAAATTGTTATAAAGTGTAGACAAACACAGGAAATTTCCAACTCCAACAATTATTGGTCGGTGCAGAGTAAACTATAAACTAGTTCTAGAATCCAAATAAATTTGGTCACACGAAACGATTCGGTTACACACAGCTATACAGATTGGAGAAAAATATTCCTCGGTATGAACCgcttccttttcattttctacAAGCCTTTCACCAAACACTTCTCAACGCCCAGTAGTGCGCTGTCAGCAAAATGCGTTTCGCGCCCAAATATAAttgagaaaatgaaattaaatgaaaaagacCCACTTAATGTCATTTCCATGCGCACACACAGCGTTCGGTTTGGATGGCGCGAAACCATTTTCTCTGCCAGCAGCTGGTTCTTTTGCATCCTTTACCCGCGTGAGCCAAGTGCTCACTCGTCCTTGTGGCGTATAAAGATGCTAGACAAGACGTTTCTGCTGCAAGTGGAGCATAATAGAGGAGCTAAGATGGTCGTTCGTGTGCCCACCATACACACCACTTTGATGTAAATTTGCTCCCACGCAGCGTTTTCCTCGTGGGAGATGATAAACGATGTCGATTATGGTATGGCAGTCAGTTTCTAGTAACAATCCATGGTACAAACAAATCTCTCCCTAGAAGGCTGCTCTTCGAAAtgagaatgaaaatgaattttccaccTTACAGCTATGGAAATCGCTAAAGACAAAGCTGGCCCGAATGTAATTGATAATTTGTCTACCTCAAACGATCCACACTCACAAACTCCTGGAAGATGAGGTTCGTTAGCAAGCTTgtggattgtgtgtgtgaatcACTTTCAGCAGTCTGATGGTGAGGATTTCTAACAACTCCAATAAAACTTCCAAGTCGCTCGATATGAATCACTTTGACTGGGGTTTTTCCCCTGCTTCCTAGTACACTCTAAAATCAGGCTCCCACttaaccacaacaacaaattgTCTCCCTTACATGCTTTTACGATGCGTCATAAATCGTGCAATATTTCGCCCTCTACACAAGTCCCAGTTCGTGTGCCAGTTCTATtggaagcataaaaaataattgatttgatAAATGTCACCCAATTCTTGCCCGTGATGCTCGGTAAGTCCGTCGGCAAAATCATGATGGCGTCCGGAAAATAAAGttagcctttttttcttcttgcgctCGGATGTTGCATCTCGACCAGGCTAGACGCTCTTGTTAGAATATGATATTGtttgtgacttttttttttctttgtgattTTTGTGAGTTTTATAAGAAGCAACGAGTAAACAGGGGAGCGACTCAGCCTAGAAGTAGGCAAACCTACACACCGCCGGAACGGCTGGCAGGAATTATCGTTGACAAACATAATTAAGTTACTTTCTGGAGGTTTGATAATATTGTTTACTAATATCCGCTTTCAAGAGTGCCGGATTTTGCTCCCTTCATTTGAGCAAGGCTTGCAACAACCTTCCTTCTAGTAATCGTCAGTGACGTGACGCTGGCAAAACGTTTTCGATGGCCAAATTTCGATACCACGGTgggatgaaattgaatttccgGTCGCACTACCCTTGACGGTTTGGTCTGAAACATCCACAAGAAAATAAGACGATGATATTGGTGGTGGTCATTTGTGCTGACGATGACTATCGTGGTGATCTTTTGTTCGAAAGCAGAGCTCTTTAATCCGGAGCTGATATTAATCCGGAATAACTTCTCCGATGCCCGTCGTATGATTGATTACATCCAAATGAGATAAGAAATAAGGGCGGATGTGGAATAGTGGAGATCTATGAGCATGTGAATTGATGCATAGTTAGTGATGTTAAATTTATATTATCGTTTTTATAATGATGATCGTAATAGACATGCATTATATTTTCATGGTTTTCCTCGCATTTACTTTTCACTTGATGgctcaaattcaaatttcaactATAGTACAAGAATTAAACAAATGCATTGAAGACAACATACCATCGACCATAATCGAAATTTATTACCCAAAACAGAGTTACCCAAATGCCGGTTTACACCAACCCGGCATGCAAATAAAGTCCTTCTCACCGATTCCTATCAACCCTCCACCTGGCTTATAGCACATAAATATCAATTTCACCGTCAAGCACGTGTCTTTCCCGACACCCAGGACCAATCCCATCCCGAGCCGATAGCAACGATAGCGCATCTGGCTGCACGCTACCTACCTACCGAGCGGGTTTTGGgatgaaaattaatgaaatcgcttttcaagcatttttaatttaaatttgtcaGCACTTCAAACGATTGAACGATGGTTGTGTGGCAAAGCACACGGGTGGCGTGCTGGATGCCGTTGTCGTCGATCTTACCAGACGTTGACTTCGACGCAACAACGCACCATACAAATCTCGCCAACCTAAGCTCGGCACGCACCGAACACCGAAGACGGGCATGATTGAAATCCAATTCCCCGTAAATATCATTTACAATTCTTCCGAGACTTAGCGTTTAATTCACTGGATTTTCTCCTAGGGGCGCTTACCTTTACCGATTCAACTGTTTTTGCCTGAAGGACGGAGCTGTTAAGGATGTCAAggtgttccttttttctgcGTGTGATTCGGTGTGTGATTGTAACGTGATCCCCCGGAACTCGTCCGCCGTCTGTGGGATTATTCGATGGCTTGGGATAGATGCCGGGAATTTGTCAGGTTTTTTGGGCGAAAATGCTATAATCTcacgaggtttttttttttttttgtggaaccaAATTGTGGGGTTTGCGGGTTTGGATTGGGACGTTGTAAAGCAAGGGATTCAATGTAAGCAAACTTATTACGCTAAACGATTcgattgtattttttcttgaTTCGGTAATTGACACCTCTTCTGATACTCAATGTACTAATCATTGGAATGTATTAGCACtcaaataattcaataaaactCCTTGttagtttcaatttttaatagcATCGATTTGATTGTACagtaaattataataatttcagaaaaaatctcCTAAAAACTAAATATTCTTAAAGGCCTTACCCtctcaaacaaatcaaaaccccCTAGCACAGGATCAACAGGTGAGCAGACAAAAAAGGTGGTCAATCCAACTCAAAAGAATCTCTCGTCACcgtccaacaacaacagtccAAAGGACatcaccatacacacacaaccctGCCAGACGCTACCGGCTTTTCATCGGCATCCCAGTGAGGTGAATATTTGATGAAACGAACACCAAAACCGTGCCAACAACTCCTTAGAGCGCAGCTGAAATTCATACGTCCCGAGGGAGTTTGTGGTGAAACTTTTATGATTATACGTCGTGCCCGGTGGTCCCTTTACCCTGTGGCTAGAACTGTGAAGTTGTGTTGATTCGCTTGTTATGTTAGTGATTTGATTTTGTGATACGCGAGCGGGAAAGAACTGGAGGAGACTTTCAAAGCAACTCGTCTGGAGGGTGCGAGTgtatgctgttgctgcgtgGGAAAGAAATACATAATTTATGTTATTAACTGGTAACAATCCGCTTTTCCCTCTGCGTAATGTGTTTCGCTGCTTACGGAGGGGCGTGCTCGGTGGGTGATAAGCGTTTCGGGAAGCCTGGTAGGTAATTGACGATATCAAACGGTTTCTGTTGCTGGCTAATTGGTGTACTGGCGACGTTTCCTAGCAGCATCCTTGACAAAAGAGAGCTGTAGAAATTCACGGAGGTCCTGCATTACTTGTACAGCTTCATTAACGGATGCTTGGAGTTCAGTATAGAATGAACTACATGCTCTCAAGCACTTCTTAAACTATGTCCAGTATAAGATGTTTCTCCGAATTTAATATTACGCTCTTTCCTCGCTCCTCTAGCTACTCCctcaaagtaaataaaaaaaattcaaacaatagTTGCAATGAACCGAAAGTCCTCACTGAATGATCCAGTGTAACAGGGACAGAAGCACAAAGATAAATAAAGCTCTCCGGCTCTAGGCCCTGGTGGATAACTCCAAGAGATCGAGGATGTGAAATGAgaaatgttattaaaaatcTGGCAACCGGTTGGATGAGTTTGTTGTAAACATAGATTCACTCTCCCAGTGCGCCGGGGAAAGTCAAACATTTGCTTAAAAGCTATTAAAAACTCTACGCGTAAAGGGAGTTTTCTACGAGGGGGTGTTCTCGGCTTAGCTCATCTCCAACCTTATCTACGCTGTTACTGTTACATCCGCCGTCTAGACGAAGAGAACAATTTCATTCTTGCCACACAGCCCCGGAACAAGAGatatgcaaataaatttaatttctaaatTATGGATCATATCAATATTTGGAACAACGCAACTGCCCTCCAGTGGGGTTAGTACACCACTGTAAACATTAATAACCccagtggaaaacaaaacccgttGTGGGTTAAGTGAGTGGTTTATTTGCGGGTGGTTTTTCGATTTCGCGCTGCACCCCTACCGCTCTCACGGGTATGCGACCGTGAATTTATCCCAAGGGACTCGAACTCCCAACAGCGAAGGATCGACCTCTCGGGACCAATATTTTGGTCTTGCTGTATCGGAAAACTGTAACGGATATCAATCAAAATTAGATAAGCCTATCGACGTATGTCATCAAGTCAGCGTGAGCAACTTTGAAGGTCACATCACATCACAATTCCCCCAAAAGTCTTCTTATCTGGCGCTGGTTCATCATTCGATTAAGCCTTTCATTGTACCGCGATGATTGAATTTCCGGTTGAAGTACTTCCATCGATTTGGGAGCGTAGGACCAGCGCTGAAGGCTGGCTTTAATGAAGTTTTGATTGATGGAAGTTTCTGGTGCGCGTGGCATACCCCAGTTCATTAAAAAAGGATTTATGTACTTGCTAGGTCCAAGtccaggagcagcagcagcagcatcctgtCTGGGGTGGTACACAAAACTCTTCAAACCTCACCTCGATTGGCCAATCGTTTTGTTGCTAAACAACGACACGAAACGAggcttttttaataatttcctCTATCTTTTTCTCccgttttctctttcttgttGAGTTTCcaaccaaaagaaaagaaaaaaaaatcaaatggaCAAGAAAAACGCAAGCTcttatttattcattaaacGGTAATCGTTCGTGCGAAATTGAATTTCCTTCCTATTACGGTGTTGCGTACCTACCCCTGAAAGGTAGGCAATCCGGTTGTCATGCCCTCGTGgttgctgcttctgctcgCTCTATCTAATTATCAGACTACTACGATCTCTGCCCATCTGACACTGTGTGAGTGAGTGGCTGGGTGGCGCCACACTGCAATCGTGACCGTAAACGGATGCGGAACAAACATCACACAGCAGCATTGGCAAAGTAAAGTGCAAAGATAGTCAGTCCATTTCTCCGGACATGCCGCCACAAAGTCTGGTCggctgagatttttttcctctcgcCCTTCGACGGTTTGTGTTGCCATCGGTGACCGGCCAATTCGCATTCGCAGAGCTTCAAACGGACTTGGAACGAACGTGGTAAATAACGAATGCTAGAGGGAAGCAAGAACAAGG encodes the following:
- the LOC126564386 gene encoding vesicular glutamate transporter 1 isoform X2 → MPKHGYDQMDGAAVGGAYQADTGGNDSPMSFEEIERPPLRHVDKYVRAECPCIKTTRYTISLMTCLGFIISFGMRCNMGMAKLQFENGSVKYNWTVAMESAVDSSFFWGYLVTQVPGGFLASMFPANRIFGTAIAISAFLNLLVPGAMMLHPTVVILVRVLQGLVEGVTYPACHGIWRFWAPPLERSRLATMAFSGSYAGVVIGMPMSGILTGSISWHAPFYFYGVMGLIWYCFWLWLSFEKPRQHPTISVKELKYIEKSLGESVQLPMPTIATTPWRHFLTSMPVYAIIVANFCRSWNFYLLVLYQSAYLKHSFDFRIEETGLLGALPHLLMTIIVPFGGMLADHIRKSGILSTTNVRKLFNCGGFGLEGLFFLVVAHATSPMGAVTALTLGVAFSGFAISGYNVNHLDIAPRYASILMGMSNGIGTIAGLICPIAIDHLTRGQPKSCWSTVFTIAATVHLVGITFYAIFASGELQPWAEPTIEEQRAWDPVGSGYEKETTFNDAGDGGTAGGMMDPSAQINTTKTVSYGAVQQHVANNPFAYPTAISEEPVQPEARDTYLHGNPTERTY
- the LOC126564386 gene encoding vesicular glutamate transporter 1 isoform X1 yields the protein MPGFADIKDRASNVFGGVGFEKFEMPKHGYDQMDGAAVGGAYQADTGGNDSPMSFEEIERPPLRHVDKYVRAECPCIKTTRYTISLMTCLGFIISFGMRCNMGMAKLQFENGSVKYNWTVAMESAVDSSFFWGYLVTQVPGGFLASMFPANRIFGTAIAISAFLNLLVPGAMMLHPTVVILVRVLQGLVEGVTYPACHGIWRFWAPPLERSRLATMAFSGSYAGVVIGMPMSGILTGSISWHAPFYFYGVMGLIWYCFWLWLSFEKPRQHPTISVKELKYIEKSLGESVQLPMPTIATTPWRHFLTSMPVYAIIVANFCRSWNFYLLVLYQSAYLKHSFDFRIEETGLLGALPHLLMTIIVPFGGMLADHIRKSGILSTTNVRKLFNCGGFGLEGLFFLVVAHATSPMGAVTALTLGVAFSGFAISGYNVNHLDIAPRYASILMGMSNGIGTIAGLICPIAIDHLTRGQPKSCWSTVFTIAATVHLVGITFYAIFASGELQPWAEPTIEEQRAWDPVGSGYEKETTFNDAGDGGTAGGMMDPSAQINTTKTVSYGAVQQHVANNPFAYPTAISEEPVQPEARDTYLHGNPTERTY